CTACTGGGGGTAATAGCTGGTGGTGGAGTTTCTGCTACGCCCCAGCGCTTTAATAAATTTTGCAGAAGCACGTCTTGCTGCTGCCTAAAAGCTTCGACATCATTGCCACCGTTGATGATAGCAAACCAAACTAAGCCGCGATCGCGTGTTGGCATTACTCCTGCAAGGGCACTCACTGCATTGAGAGTTCCAGTTTTGATCACGGTACCGGTGGGAATTTTGCGAGCTAGCATAGTACCCCGGCGATCGCGTCCTGAAACAGGGAACATATCAGCAACACTCATCTGCTGGGAGTGTAAATGGTTTTGAATAGCCAGCAACATACCACAGGCAGCACGGGGAGAAATGCGATTTTCTACGCCCAATCCCGAACCATTTACCAACTGAATTTCCTCGTTAGGGACGCCAGCAGATTTAGCCGCGATTTGGGAGACCATCGATGCACCTCCTACAGATTTTGCCAGCATCTCAGCCATTTCGTTGTTGCTGTAGATGTTCATCTGCTTGATGATTTGAGTTAGGGACATCGACTTATGACGCACCAGCAAGATTTGTTTGGGTAAAGGCACCGAAGATACTCTGATACCGCCAGCAATAACAACTTGAGGCTTTGGCGTTTTTGGATACATAGCTGCGTATTGGACAGCAGTAAACCTCGGCCAGTATTTGTTATCTAATCCTTGCTTGAGCAACTGGCCGCTTAGGGTAGGGTTAGGCTGGTAGTTCATCGAAAAATCTCCGACAATGATCAAATTGCCGTTAACGCGGCGGATGCCCAAGCGGTTTAGGGCAGCAGAAAGAGCGATCGCTTCCTCCCAGACAAAAAATGGATCGCCACTACCCGTTACTACTAAATCTCCTTGCAAAACGCCATTTTTGATGGTTCCGGTCGTACCGATAAGGGTTTCAAATGCATGTGCTGGCCCCCAAGTTTCCAATGCAGCCAGTGTTGTGGCAATCTTTGTCAAAGATGCTGCTGGAACAGGAACCTTACCTTGGTGATTGGCTAACAGTGACTGTCCTGACTGCATCCATACCGCTTGATTTCCTGCCGCCATTCCTTTTGTTGACAATTGGCGCAAGTACTGATCCATAGTCTTTTCATCGGCTGGATCTGGTTCTGTGGGTAACGCCAATAAAGAAACACCCTGCCACTCCAGCAGGTCAGCAACATTCAATTGATTGGGCTTTATACCAGCCATGTCCAGCCATGCACCCATCAACCCCGAGCTAAAAAGTTCCAGCATCTTTTCCTTATTGGCGACAACTCACTTCAACGCAGTAATAATATCTCGGCAACCGTACCGTTTAAAGTCCGGAGTCCAGGATCCCCATTCCACCATTGCCAATACTTCATACTTGCTAACTTATGATTAATCAGCCAGATCGTTCGAGGTTTAATGTGGGGTGAAAACCTTCTGGTAAAATTTGTAAGGTTTCTATAACTTTGATCAATGGCATCGAATCGCGCACGGATCGCAATTGACGCTATGGGTGGCGACCACGCACCCGCCGAAATCGTCGCTGGAGCGCTTAGGGCACAGGCAGAACTAGATATCGACGTTTTGCTGGTGGGGGATAGGGAGCAAATTGAAGCATCTCTCAAACACCACACCAGTTCTCATAGCGTGGAAATCGTAGACTCGGAAGGTACGATTGAAATGCACGAGGAGCCGCTGAGTGGTCTAAGACGCAAGCCCAAGGCTTCGATCAACGTGGCAATGGACTTGGTGAAGCAAAACCGGGCGGATGCTGTTGTTTCAGCTGGTCATTCCGGGGCAGCAATGGCAGCTGGACTTTTACGGCTGGGTAGACTTCGGGGAATTGACAGACCTGCGATTGGTGCGGTTCTGCCTACAATAATGGCTAGTAAGTCCGTCCTGATTCTCGACGTAGGCGCGAATGTTGACTGCCGTCCCAAGTATTTGGAGCAGTTTGCTGTCATGGGAGCGATTTACAGCCAGTACGTGCTGGGTGTAGAAGACCCCAAAATTGGACTACTTAATATTGGAGAAGAAGCCTGTAAGGGCAACGATTTGGCGGTTCGCACTCACCAAAAGCTGCAAGAAAATCCGCAAATTACTTTCATTGGCAATGCTGAGGGTCGAGATGTCCTCTCAGGACGTTTTGATGTCATCGTTTGCGATGGCTTTGCGGGCAATGTCTTGTTGAAATTTGCAGAAGCAGTCGGCGAGGTGATGTTGCAAATCCTGAAAGAGGAG
The genomic region above belongs to Microcoleus sp. FACHB-831 and contains:
- the plsX gene encoding phosphate acyltransferase PlsX, translated to MASNRARIAIDAMGGDHAPAEIVAGALRAQAELDIDVLLVGDREQIEASLKHHTSSHSVEIVDSEGTIEMHEEPLSGLRRKPKASINVAMDLVKQNRADAVVSAGHSGAAMAAGLLRLGRLRGIDRPAIGAVLPTIMASKSVLILDVGANVDCRPKYLEQFAVMGAIYSQYVLGVEDPKIGLLNIGEEACKGNDLAVRTHQKLQENPQITFIGNAEGRDVLSGRFDVIVCDGFAGNVLLKFAEAVGEVMLQILKEELPQGIRGQMGTVLLKPNLKRLKQRVDHAEHGGGLLLGVDGICIISHGSSQAPSIFNAIRIAKEAFDNKVLERIQSRITTTAPATDGD
- a CDS encoding D-alanyl-D-alanine carboxypeptidase, translating into MLELFSSGLMGAWLDMAGIKPNQLNVADLLEWQGVSLLALPTEPDPADEKTMDQYLRQLSTKGMAAGNQAVWMQSGQSLLANHQGKVPVPAASLTKIATTLAALETWGPAHAFETLIGTTGTIKNGVLQGDLVVTGSGDPFFVWEEAIALSAALNRLGIRRVNGNLIIVGDFSMNYQPNPTLSGQLLKQGLDNKYWPRFTAVQYAAMYPKTPKPQVVIAGGIRVSSVPLPKQILLVRHKSMSLTQIIKQMNIYSNNEMAEMLAKSVGGASMVSQIAAKSAGVPNEEIQLVNGSGLGVENRISPRAACGMLLAIQNHLHSQQMSVADMFPVSGRDRRGTMLARKIPTGTVIKTGTLNAVSALAGVMPTRDRGLVWFAIINGGNDVEAFRQQQDVLLQNLLKRWGVAETPPPAITPSSAIADGAKVLGDTHRNKIVSGFQAKF